The Marinobacter bohaiensis genome segment CGACGGGCTGGAGTGGGCCAGCCACAGATCGACATTGCCCGCGGTCGCGTTCGGCCCCACCGTGATGCCCAGGGTCAGGCGCGGACCCAGGGCGTCTTGCAGCGAGGTGATGGTTTCGGTATCGACCAGGTTGTAGTCCTCATCGAACGTCAGCGCCTGGATACTGCCGAAGAGCTGCGACACGTACAGCCGGTCGTCCGGTCCCCAGACCATGGAGGTCGGGTAGTCCAGGTCGTAGCTGTTGCGCAGGAACTCGATGCCGGAATCCGGCGACAGGGGTGTGCCGCCCACTTCCAGCGTGAAGTCGTCGAACCGGTAGACCATCGGTGAGGACGCATAGCGATGGGTACCGAAGATGCCGGTGAAGCTGCGGGTGCCGATCTGCGGGTCAATGCCGGCCGCATCGAAGCTGAAGAACTCATCCGGCGGGGTCAGGGTGACCGCCTGGACACTGGTGCCGCCATCAAGCTGATAGCGTAACTCCACCGTCTGCGAGTAGGGATTCACGATCATGGTGAAGGTGACATCGCGCCCGGGCAGGTTGCTCACGGTGATGTTCCTCTCGGCCACGGTCTGGCCACCCACCTCCATGAAGTAGTGGATGCGTGGTCCGGCGGGATGGGACAGGGCGACCAGCTTGATGTAGTTGTCCTGGTCGTTGCCAAACCAGAGCCCCGCCTGCTCGTAGTTACCGCTGCCGGCGGGGACGTCCAGGAGTTGCGCCGTAATGCGGGTGATCTGGTTGGGCGCTGCGAAACCAACGCCCAGGGCGTTCTCCTGGTTGTTATTGCCGGCGTACTGGATGCCGGAATTGGTGGTCAGCAAAAGCACGCCCTCGAGGATGTTCATCTCCAGCTTGCCGGGCACGTAGCCGTTGCCGGAATCGGGCTGGTCGATCCAGGTAAAGCCGGTGCCCAGTCCGTTGCTGTCCATCAGGTAGCCCTGGCTTTCGGTAAAGCTGAGCTGGTAGGGCAGTTCGACACGGACGTCGGTACAGGAGATGGGGGCACAGTTACCGCTGCTGGAGAGCGACAGAGTGACCGGGATGTCCAGGTCCGGGAATCCGGAGGCCGTGATCGTCACCGTGGCGGCGTAATTGCCCGCCGCCATACCCGAGGCATCCACGCTGACCTGGATGATCTGGGGTGTGGTGCCCGACGGGGGCGACGCCGACAGCCAGGGCATGTTGGTGCTGACGGTGAAATCGTGGGTCTCGCTCATGGAGTGGGAAATGTCCACCGATTGCGAGGCGATGGGCGAGTCCGGGGAGCCGCTAAAGGTCAGGCTGGCCGGCGCCGCGACCAGACCGTCCGGATCGTCGGTGATGGTCAGCGTGTAGGTCAGGCTCGCATCGGCATAGCCATCCGCATCCGCGGTGACAGTGCCGGTGTAGGTGCCGACGCTGAGGCCAACCGGGGAAGCGGTGACGGTGACCTGGGCCGGTGTGCTGCCGGAGTTGCCGCTGGCGCTCAGCCAGGCGGCGTTGGATGACAGCGCGAAGTTGGCGCCGGAGTCGTCGCTGGCGGACAGGCTGACGGTGTGCTCCAGCACATCGTCGTTATCGATGTGCCGGGATCCGGCCAGGGTCGTGGGTGAAAAACTCAGCGCCACCGCGTCATTGAGCACCTCGAAGAAAACCGTGGTCTCGTGGAGCGTGTTGGCGTCATCCCGGACGACGGCGGTAATGGTGTGGCTGCCGTCCGCCAGGGTGGTGGTGTCGAACGGATAAGCGGTGTCATTGGGCGCCGTGCCCGCAAAATCATAAGGCGGCAGGCCTTCGGTCTGGATCGGGCTGCCGGATTTGGTGGCGTCGTCCAGATAGAACTGCACGCGGTTGATGCTGCCGTTGTCCGGAACGAACACGAAAATGTCGCCGGCCACCTGTGAGCCCTGCAGTGCGGAGGCACCGCTGCGGCTCGAATTGGTGCTGACCAGCAGGTTGTAATCGCCGCTGGGGGCGGGAGTCACTTCCAGGCTGACGTTGATCTGGTCGCTGGCGACATTGTCGCCCGAGGCGGTAATCACGGCACTGTAGGAGCCGGCGGTCAGGCCGTCCGGCGAGACGGTGACCGTCAGGTTATCCGGCGTTGTGCCGGATGTGGGGCTGACGGACAGCCAGGTGGCGTTGTCGCTGATGCTGAAATCCGCCGTCGTGCCGGCGGCGGTATCGAGCCCCACCGAGGCGGTCAGCGTGTCGCTATCTCCCTCCGCGGCGGTGAAGCTCAGGGTGTTGGTCGAGAACTCGAACGCCGGAGCGGCGTTGTCCACCACAAAGGCGGCGGACACCAGTTCCGTGACGCCACCGCTGTAGGTGACCCGTGCGTAAACGGTGTGCTGGCCATCGTTGATCGTCTGGGTGTCGAAAGGTATGGCCGAGTCGTTCGGCGCCGTGCCGTTGAAGTCATAGGGACTGACGAACTCGGTCTTGCGGGGGGATGACGGAGGTGGGTTGTCCAGATAGAAGTCCACCTTCGTGATGCCGGATTCCGTGGTCGTAAAGATATAGGTCAGCCCTGACAGCTCCGCTCCCGAGAGGCTTGCCGGCGCAGAGCGGTTGGGAAAGGAGCTGACCAACAGGGATGGGACGGCCAGAGCCTGCCCGGCCAGCGTCAGCCCGCTGACAATGAGTAGAAGCGAAACCACGATGCGGCGTAATCCGCCGGTAAACGTCAGGAAAAAAGCTGCCGAGCGTAATGCCTGGGTTGTCAGTTTCATGGGACCATAACCTCCCGCTGGATCCGAACGCGATGTCCAGTGGCATTAGCAGCATCAGGAGTGCCATAGGCGATAACGCACTTCTAGAACAATGTGATAACCTCACTCGAAACCGGTGAATTCTTACAGGAATGTAAGGTTTTTCGACAACGATTGGTCAGCCCCATGCATGAGGAAATGCCGAGGCTATGAGTCTTTTCCAGACCCGGGCATGGCAGGACGCCTGGTGGGCGATATGGGGAGAAACTCCCGGCTTCTCGAAAGTGGCTCGTCCAGCCGAGGATGGCTCCGGTCTCTATATCGACCGCTATCGTTTCAAGGGTGTGTTGCCCGTGCGCTGCCTGCAGTTCGTGGGCACGAATTATCGCCGGCTGTCGACGCCACGAACGGAATACAACGGTTTCGGTCTTGATGACACGGCAGCCGGTGACGCGCCATTGCAGGTGCTTGACCGGACCGCCTGGAGCGAGGCGGTGTTCCGTGACGTGCCCGAGGCGTCGGTGGACTTTCAGTGTCTGCAACGCCTGGCCGATGAGCGCGGCTGGCTATGTCGGGAGGTGGCCAGGGATACCGCCTACCAGATCGACACCCGCGGCCCTTTCGATGCTTACCAGACAAACCTTGGCCGCAACACACGGCTGCGCTTTTTCAATCGGCGTAAGGTGCTTGAGGGCCTTGCCGAGGTCCGGCAGACCAACGCCTTCCCGGACGACATCAACCGCTTTTTCGAGCTGCTCAACGGCTTTCATCGCGACCGGTGGGGCCAGCCGTGTTTCAGTGACGCGAGTCTGGCGTTCCACCGGCGCTTTCTGGAAAACGTGCCTCTCGAAGGCGGCCAACCGCGGCTCAGCATTCTCTGGAGCGGCCCACAACCGGTCTCCGTACTGTATAACGTCGTTTACCGGGGCTGTCTCTACAATATCCAGTCCGGCTTCCTCGAACATTTTCACCGCAAGCTGGCGCTGGGCTCGTTACACTTGGGCTATGCCATCGAGGATGCTTTCCACGATGAGGCGGTGCACCAGTTCGATTTGCTGGCCGGATCGGGCAAGAACTGTAACTATAAAAGGCCTATCGCGACGGACAGCTGCGAGTTGGTGTCCGTCATGCTGGTACGCAGTGCCTGGGCCAAAGGGCTGTACCGGCTCAAGGAACGACTCTGACGGTGGTCGGGCGCAGGGCCCGCCACCGTTTTTCCGGGACAGTCTAGGGATTTCTGTATGGCGCGCACCGATATCGGTTCACGTTTGAGTGTCTGGTCACCGATCATTTTCCTGTTGGCGTTTACCGTTGGGACCTGGCCGGCGCTGGTCGGCATCGTCGAACGCTGGACAAAATGGAACGAGGCCTATTCCCACGGCTTCCTGGTCCTGGCGGTGTGCCTTGGACTGACGTACCGCAAACTCCGCCAGGTTCGTCCCCGCACCGGTTTCTACTGGCCCTGGATTTTGCCCCTGTTGTTGAGCGTTGCGGTCTATGCCGTTGGCAGCCTGCTCCTGATCGAGGCGTTCCAGCAGGTGGCCCTGCTGCCCATCCTGTTTTCGGGCCTGCTCGTTCAGTGGGGCTGGCGCCAGACGATTCCCTTCCTGATTCCCGTCGGCCTGATCGTCTTTACAATTCCATTCCTGGATTACCTCGCCTGGCCGCTGCAACTGGTTACGGTGGCGGTGAACCAGCTCTTCTTTTCGCAGCTGGGCATCGATTTCTCGGTGGAAGGCGTTTTCGTCTATTTCCCGGGCGTAGGAGCGTTCGAGATCGCGCATGGGTGTTCCGGGCTGCGCTATCTGCTGGTGGGACTGACGCTGACGTTCCTCTACGGTGAGCTTAACCTGCGCCACCTGCAGAGCCGCGTGATCCTGGTTGCGGCCGGTGTGGCGCTGGCGCTGGCGGCGAACTGGATTCGGGTGTTCGTCATCATCTACGTGGGCTACGCCTCAGACATGACGTCGCCGCTGGTGAATCATCACGATACCTTTGGCTGGTGGGTGTTTGCCGGCACGTTGGTCCCGGTGTTCCTGATCGCGCGCTGGCTGGAACACCGTGAGGCCCGCCGGGATGAACGCACTGATGACCCGGCAAGCCGCGGTGAGCTCGGGGCAGGGCGGCTGCGGGTGTTTTCCGGGCTGTTCGCCTCTTCGGTACCGCTACTGGCGCTGGCTGCGCTTTTCCTGCCGACCAGCTTTGCCGAGGGGCATCGCCCGGTCGATCCCACGCACCGGAATATCCAGCTTGTCGATGGGGATGGCTGGATGCCGCTGTTCTCCAGCAACCTGGCCGGCTGGCAGCCCATCATCGAACAGCCGGATCGTCGCTTCGAGGCAACGTACGTCGAGCGGGACGGCATCGAGGATTCCGACGCCGCACAGCGCCCCCGCTACTTCGTGGGGCTATACAGCTACGATTTCCAGCGCCCGGGAGCCGAGGTGGTGCAGTACGGCAACCGACTGTATGACGCCGAGCATTTCATCCCGGATCGGACGTTCAGTCTGGGGGCGGCGCCGGCCGACACCCTGGCAGGGCTTTCCATCGCTGAGCGGGGGCAGGGGCAGCCGGTGTATCTGGCTTATGGCTATTACGTGGAAGGCCGCTGGGAGAGTTCTGAGCTCAAGGCCAAACTGGCCCAGCTGCCGGGCATGTTCAACCGGCGCAGCGACGCGTCGTTGTTGGTGATTGGGGTGACCTGCCAGGCTTGCGACGGGACGGAGTTGCTGGAAACGGCCGCGCCCGGGATCCAGTCCCAGGCGCGAGCCTATCTCGATCGTGTCTACGGTTCCCGTCGCCCCGGTGGCTGAGGGGCGATGGGCTAAACACTATTCGACAGTCTGAGACACCTCATCTGACTCGGGGCTTGTCAGGCCGTCACTGTCCACTGTCTGTACGGTGAAGTACCAGGTGCCGCTGTCCAGCCCTTCGAAGGTGTAGGACGTGTCCGCGGATGAGACTTCCACTGACTGATCGAGGTTACCGGAAGACTGCCCGTAGTTGATCAGGTAGTGATCGATCTCGCTGAGGTCGATCGACGAGCCGTCCAGGCGGGTCGAGGGCGCGGTCCAGGACAGGGTCACTTCGCCGGTCACATCGGTGACCGGAGGTTCCGGTTCGGTGGTTTCGCCTTCATCGCCACCGGTGTCGCCGGAAGTCGACTCCAGGGTGTAGGGATCCAGACCGCTTTCGTACGCCTGCAGGTTGGTCACGCCGCTGTCGTTGGACACGGATGTGGCGTCGTCCCGGAAAGGAGCCAGCCCGTAGGCGATCTCCCAGGCGTCAGGGATGTCGTCCTCGTCGGAGTCCAGCGTGCTGGCGCTGCCCGGCTCGGCCGTGATGACAGTTCCGAGGACGTCCACCTCGCTGTTGTCCGCCTGATCCATGATGGTGAAATGGGCCTCGGCGCTGCCGGAACCTTCGAAGTACTCCATGGTGATTGGCACGGTTTCGCCGGCGGCCAGGCTTCGGCTGTAACTGAATTCCGTGGTCGGATGTTCCGACCAGTCGTCGATCACCAACTCGCCATCCAGGTAGAGACGGACCCCGTCATTGGTGTTGGTGATGAACTCATAGTCCCGCGAGCCGCTGCCGTGAGGCGCGGTGAACTGGCCCACCCAGCGCACGCTGAACTGGTCGGACGGGGCGCCGCTGATCGGGGCGCTGCTGCCCCAGTCGAAATCGACGACGCCGTCGGTCCGGTAGCTGACGAAGTTGTCAAAGTCGGTGCCATCGAAGTACTGGCCCACGAAACCGGCAACGGTAGCCCCGGTGCCGGTGTCCGGAACGTCTTCTTCGGGCACTTCGTCGCTGCTGTTGGGGTCTGTGCCGGCCTGGTATTCCTCGAGGTTGCTGTAACCGTCGCCATCGGCATCCCTGGCCGCATCAGTGCCATCTCGCGGATCCAGGTTGTAGGCGAACTCCTGGCCGTCGGGGATGCCGTCACCGTCGGTGTCGGCGTTGTTCTCGGACGTTCCGATCAGGAACTCGTCGGCGGCGGTCAGGAAGTCGCCGTCCGGGTCGGAAGCGGCGTCGTCGGAGTTGCTGGGGTCCAGGCCGTTGACGGTTTCCCAGTTGTCGTAGATGCCATCCAGGTCGCTGTCCATGGGCGGGAAGTCCGGGGCAAAGGCCAGCCCTTGCTCGGCGTCGAAATAGCCCACCCGGTAACCCAGGGAATAGGATTCCGCGGCGCTCTGGTCATCGTAATTGCTGGATTGTCCTTCGCTGTAGAGATATTCGCTGCCGATAATCTGCTGGGAAAGGCCCGGCCCTTCCCAGGCTACCGCGAAATGGTTGCCGCCGTTGCCCTGTTTGTGCCGGATCTCGAAGTAGTAGCGTTGCCCCCCCTCCAGCGTCTGGACGCCGGACGTCTGGGAGGCGTACTTGTCGAACACCTGCGGCTGGCTGTAGTTGGGAACCGATGCAATCTGCTGGATGTTGCCCGAAGACTCGTCGGAGCTCAGCCACAGTTGCGTCTCGTCATCACCCGCGAGGTGAAAGGTGTATTCCCCGCTGCTGGGCGCTTCGATGTAGCCTTTGACCAGGCTGCCGTAGTTGGTGCCCCTGGCCCCTTCATTAACGAGGCTGGTGATCTCTTCGACGCTGTTCGGGTTGTTGGGGTAGGCCTCGATGCTGGTCAGGTCGGCGACATCGGAGCCGCTGATGCCCGTCCAGATTCTCAGTTGAACATACCCCGGCTCACTGCTGGCGGGTATGGCTGCGGTTGGCGGTAAGTCCTGAACATCGTCAGAAGGCCATAACTGACAGCCGTGCATGAAAACGAGGGTGCCACCTATTAGGAAATGTTTTCCGTTGAGCATAAGTCACCTGAAATCAGCGCAGCGAGAATAGGTTACAAGAAGTATTGTTCCCCTCACCGACGCCTGCCACGTGAATTTAGGAATCTTTTGATCTTTGGGCTGTGACGTTATTCCGATAAACCATGAGCGAGGATTGTGCAGGCGTGGCTGATCCCGGGGCCGGAACAGGCTCCGGGATCAGCTTGATGCGTGTCATGTCAGCTCCGGCGACGGCCGGCCAGGAACAGCAGCCCCAGTCCCAGTGCCAGTAATCCCAAGGTTCCGGGCTCCGGTACCGTCATGATGCGCATGATGGAAAAGTCGCTCTGGTTGGTGCAGGCGCCGATACCGCACGTATCGGAGTAGAGCGCATCGAACGTGAGTGAGCCGATCAGGGTGTTGCCAAATATCGATCCCACCGAGACCAGCCCTGGCGAGCCGGTTTCGGCGCTGGACGCGGTGATGGCGGCGGAACTGCTGCTGCCGTCGATGGTTAGCGTCAGGAACTCATCGCCGGGGCTCATGTATTCATTTTTGAGAATCGCGACGCTGGAACTGCCATCAAGGAAGTAGGCCGTGATCCGGGCAATTTCCTCGACGTCGGAAAATTCCGGTCCATCGTACAGGAACGCCAGTGTGAAGCCGCCGAGCTCGAAGCCGCTGGCGGAGCTGGCGGTCAGGCTCTCACGCAGGCCAATCTCGTTGCCGGAGGCATCCCCGGCTACGCCAACGCCGGCTGCCGTAACGCCGTATTCGGTCTTGGTGCCCAACTCGCCACCCGTGGCGGTGAAGGTCAGGCCGCCGCCGTAACCGGAAGCGATATCAACGGCGTTGATCACCGTTGCGTTGAGCGTCGGCGCCAGCAGCATCCCTGTTGTCACTGCGAGAGCCAATCCTGCGGTTCTGATACCCATGGCGGAGCCTCCTCCTGCCGGTTCGGATACCAGAAAAACTGAGCCAGTAGCGTGCCATTCGCCTGGAATGATCAAAAAATCATCAAACTAGTACGTGTGTACAAAAACGGCATTGTAAAGAATGCTGACGGCCTCGAGCCCGCTGTTACAGCCGGGAGAGAATCTTCTCAGCGTCTTCGGAGCGCCCGGTGGTGCGGTAAACCTCCGCCAGATGCTGGGCTATCTCCGGGGTGTCCGGTGACAGGGCGTAGGCTTTTTCCAGCACGGGGAGGCTTTCCGTATGGTTCCCCTGTTGGAACAGGATCCAGCCGTAGGTATCGGCGACCGCGGCGGAGTCGGGCTCGAGACTGTATGCTTTCTCGGCAAGCGCCCGGGCGTCCTGTTTCCCGGATTCATGATACAGCCACGCCAGGTTGTTGAGCGCCACGACGTTCCGTGGTGAGCCCTGGAGAATCGACTGGTAGGCGTCGATGGCTTTCTTGCTCTCACCGACGGACTGGTACGCCATCGCCAGACGCAGCTCCAGGGAGGGGTTGTCGGGGTAGCGCCCGGTCGCGTTCTCCAGGGTGTCGATCGCGCGCTGGTTCTGGCCATGTTGCTGCAGCGCGCCCACGTACAGCAAAGTCAGGCGAGGGGAGTCGTCCTTGGCCAGCGCCAGCTCGTAAAGGTCGGCCGCTTTGCCGTAGTTTTCCTGCTCCTTTTCGTAGGTCGCTTCGACCAGGTAGGGCGTCGCGGAATCCGGGTGAGCCAGTCGCGCGTCTCGGATCAGCTCCCGGGCCTTGTCCGGGTTGCCCGCGTCGAAATACGCCCTGGCGGTTTGCAGGGTGACTTTCTCGTTGTCGGGGAAAAGCACCTGGGCCCGTTGCATGATGGCCAGGGCGGCCCTGGTGTCCTCTTCCTGCAGCTTGGTCCCGGCTACGCCGCCGTAGATGTCGGCCACCGCCTGGGTGTGCGGTGACAGCTCGGTCTCGCTGACCGGTTCGAGCAGGCGCGCGGCCAGCTCGTCAGCCCGGGTGATGTTCTGGGCGCGCAGCGCCAGCTCCAGCAGCGCCAGGCGTGGTGCCACGGCGTCCGGGTGTTCCTGGGCGACCGACTCCAGATATTGGCGCAGCGCGTCCGGCGAGCTGACCTGGGCCAGCCCCTGGATGGACTGGCGGTTGTCCGGAGTCCTGGCAATTGCGGCCTTAAACTGCCTGGCCGCTTCCTCCGGGTTGCCTTCGGTGGCCGCCAGGGCCCCCAGCGCGTTATTGGCCCGTGGGTCGGTATCGGACAGTTCCAGGGCCTGCTGGTAATACTGTCGGGCCTGGTCGTTATCGCCGCCGGCGGCGGCCAGACCACCGCTGATGATCCGCGCACTGACGTTGTCCGGCTGTTCCTTGACCCAGGCGGCGGCCGATTCCTCGGCGGCCGGGATATCACCGGCCTTGGCGTAGGCGTCGACAATCAGGGCCCGGGCCTGGTCGTTGTCTGGCGCTGTATCCATCACGGCCGACGCCTGTTCGATGGCATCCGCGGTCTGGCCCTGGCCGATCAGATAGCGGGCGTAGCGCAACCGCAGGTCGGTGTTCTCGGGATTCAGCTCAAGCGACTTCTCGATGTACTCGCGGCCGGCCACGGTGTCGCCGGCGGCCAGTGACGCGATACCCATCAGCGCCAGTACGCCCGGGTCGGCCTGTTCGTCGCTCAGGTTTTCAAGCAGTTCCCGGGCCTGTTCGGGGCGTTGCAGACGCAGTTGGGCGGCCGCCAGCAGTTTGCTCGCAGCGGCGGAATCCTGGGCCTGGGCGATGGGGGCGAGCAGCTCTTCGGCTTCTTCCACCCGGCCCTGCTGGAAACGGATCATGCCCAGCATGACCGAGCTCTGGACGTGGTGGGGCACCTGCTTGAGGATCTCGTTGAGGTAGCGTGCGGCTTCCGGCAGGTTGCCCTGGTGATAGGCCTCCTGGGCGGCGGCGAAGTTGCTCTTGACGGTACCCGGTGCCGATTTGGCGAGGATTTCTTCGTAGACGAAGGCTTCCGACGATTTACCCTGTTCCCGCAGGACTTCGATCAGCGAGGAGATGGTCGTGTACTTGCGGTAGGTCATGATGTCGTACTGGCCGATATCTTCCAGCGCTCGGATGTAGGCTTCTTCGGAGGTGTTCCACTGTTTCCGCGCCTTGGCCAGTTGGGCCTTCCACAGCCACAGCTCCGGGTAGTTGGGGTCGATCTCGGTGGCCTCGGCGATGCGCTGATCGGCCTGGGCGCTGTCATCCCGGGCCTGGGCCACCTTCGACAGCCCGATCAGGGCCGGGACCGAGGAGCCGTCGGCGTCGAGGGCCGACTGATAGGCCTGTTGGGCAGAATCCAGCTGCTTTTCGTCGAGGAAAATATCGCCCCGAAGCAGGTCCGCCTGGACGGCCTGGGTGCGGTCCGGATTGTGAAGGCCCTTGAGCGCTTCGAGTGCCGCTTCGCTCTGGCGGCGCATCAGGTGAGTGCGGGAAAGGATCAACTGGATGCGGTTGTGGACGCTGTCCGGGGTGTTCTCACCGTCGAGTCGTTTGTCGATCTCCTTGACCTGGCGGGCGGCCGTCACCGCGTCTCCGGCTTCCACGAGGTTGTCGACAATGATGAAGTAGGGTTCGACCTCACCGGGATTCAGCTCGATCGCGCTGCGGGCTTCCAGGGTGCTGGCCTTGAGTTCGCCCTGGCGCTGGAAGAAACGGGCCTGATCCAGGTGGCTCAGGTACTGGATCTCCTGTTGGCTCATTTCTTCTTCGCCGTCGCTGCAGCCGGTCAGGAACAACAGCATCGCCGAAGCCAGCAGGGTAATGCGGAACAACATCTTCAGGGTCATGGAAAAGTCCTTGTCATGCACTCGCCGGAAAGTCCTTGCCCGCCCGCATCACGCGCCTGAGACGGCGGGGGAGGTCTCGATCTTGTATTTGTCGGTCAGGTTGTAGAGCGTGGGCCGGGTGATCCCCAGCAGCCGCGCCGCCTGAGCCATATTGTAGTTGCTGGTCTGGAGGGCATGGTTGATGGCGCCGCGCTCGGCCTCCTCCCGGACCTGTCGCAGGTTCAGGACGTTGCCGTCGTGGGCCACCTGTTCCGAGCGCAGTTGCAGGTCTTTGGCGGTCACGCGCTTGCCTTCGGCCATGATGGTCGCCCGCTTGATCTTGTTGATCATCTCGCGGACGTTGCCGGGCCAGCCGTAGCACTGGATGGCCTGGATGGCATCGTCGGCAAAGCCCAGTTGGGGGCGTTCCAGTTGCCGGCTGAGGGTTTTCAGCAGCGACTGCGCGATCACGATGGCGTCACCGTCGCGCTCGCGCACGGCGGGCACTTCCAGGGTGATTTCGCTGATGCGGTAGTACAGGTCTTCGCGAAACTCGCCGCTGGCCACCAGCTGTTCCACGTCCCGGTGGGTGGCGCAGACGACGCGTACGTCGACTTCCACTGGATTGACGCTCCCGACGCGGTCGATGACGCGCTCCTGCAGGAACCGCAGCAGCTTGGCCTGAAGCGGCATGGGCATGTCCCCGATTTCGTCCAGGAACAGGGTGCCGCCGTTGGCCATCTCGATCTTGC includes the following:
- a CDS encoding tetratricopeptide repeat protein, which encodes MTLKMLFRITLLASAMLLFLTGCSDGEEEMSQQEIQYLSHLDQARFFQRQGELKASTLEARSAIELNPGEVEPYFIIVDNLVEAGDAVTAARQVKEIDKRLDGENTPDSVHNRIQLILSRTHLMRRQSEAALEALKGLHNPDRTQAVQADLLRGDIFLDEKQLDSAQQAYQSALDADGSSVPALIGLSKVAQARDDSAQADQRIAEATEIDPNYPELWLWKAQLAKARKQWNTSEEAYIRALEDIGQYDIMTYRKYTTISSLIEVLREQGKSSEAFVYEEILAKSAPGTVKSNFAAAQEAYHQGNLPEAARYLNEILKQVPHHVQSSVMLGMIRFQQGRVEEAEELLAPIAQAQDSAAASKLLAAAQLRLQRPEQARELLENLSDEQADPGVLALMGIASLAAGDTVAGREYIEKSLELNPENTDLRLRYARYLIGQGQTADAIEQASAVMDTAPDNDQARALIVDAYAKAGDIPAAEESAAAWVKEQPDNVSARIISGGLAAAGGDNDQARQYYQQALELSDTDPRANNALGALAATEGNPEEAARQFKAAIARTPDNRQSIQGLAQVSSPDALRQYLESVAQEHPDAVAPRLALLELALRAQNITRADELAARLLEPVSETELSPHTQAVADIYGGVAGTKLQEEDTRAALAIMQRAQVLFPDNEKVTLQTARAYFDAGNPDKARELIRDARLAHPDSATPYLVEATYEKEQENYGKAADLYELALAKDDSPRLTLLYVGALQQHGQNQRAIDTLENATGRYPDNPSLELRLAMAYQSVGESKKAIDAYQSILQGSPRNVVALNNLAWLYHESGKQDARALAEKAYSLEPDSAAVADTYGWILFQQGNHTESLPVLEKAYALSPDTPEIAQHLAEVYRTTGRSEDAEKILSRL